The window CACCAAAAAGCAATCACTGAATATGTGCGATCGCCAATCTCCTATCCAACCCAATGCAAATCACTCTGGCTCGATATCAATTCCCTCAAATGCCTCAATCAGTTCATCGAGAGTGCATTTGTAAGCCTCACACATACGCTTTATTTCAGAGGGTGTCCCTCTAGGCAATGAACTTCGGGCTTCCCATTTCGTAATAGTAGAAGGACTTTTTCCAATCGAAATCGCGAAGTGGACTTGAGTTAAACCTGTGCGCTGACGCAAATCGGCTGGTGTCAGACGCTTGTCACTTTCTTGGGGCATCTGAAGTTTTATTAGTAAATCGATAGTAGTTTTATCTTACTAGTAGGTATTTATTAATAAAACACGAAGGACAGTAGACCTAATTATCCTCTGACTGCATTATTGAAGTGTCTTCAGAGTAAGTTCTCGGTGGGCTAAAGTCATCAGGTAGTTCTTCTGGAGCAACCTTTAGTACTACAAGTAGTGTTTTAAACTGTGGAATTGTCAGCCTTGGTATAGCCCTGCCTCTTTCCCAATTGGCTACAGTGTCTTGGGTAACACCTAAGATATCTGCAAGCTCCTTCTGGGTAAGGTTTTGAAGCATTCTTAGTTTTTTGAGAGGCGACAAAGGCTTTTTCGCCATTTTATCCTTAAGAATTGGTTGACCTAAATGTATTGAGATTTTTACTAAATTGATTTAGTATGAATAGGAACCCTGAACAGATTTAGGGTAGCGACATACGAAAAACGGCATGTGACTCTAAAAGCCAGCATTTGGCTAGTCAACTGCCTTGATTAGTGGTTTGGTCAGAACAACCAGTGCTACTGCCTGATACGCGATTCGCGTTTCTGGGCAATCACTGTCCTGTCCATTAACTAGATTACCTATGAGCAAATCCAAAGTGACCGAAGTTTTCGTGTCATGCAAAAAGTTGCTGAGTAAAAAAAGCGGTTGCATTTTCGGGATGTACTCAGTATCTCGCCGTTGCGCCTCGCTAACGCAAATATCCGTCTACCCATTAACCAAGTAGGCTTACGACTTGCTGCTATCATAGCCTTCTATGTTGTCACCTGTGCATTATCGGAGAGTTCGTCATGATTGTAGCTAAAACGCCCACTAGAAGACACTGGGAATTGTTCAAGGTTTATAAGCGTTGGGCTGCAAAGCAGATGGAACCCGAAGAGTTCCTGAAGCATTGGGCTGTCAGCTATGAAGAGCTGGCTGAACTGTGTGGACGGTCTAAAAGTACAGTAGCTCATTGGTTTTCCAAAGGTGAACACCATAGAGAGCCTTCAGAGGCAGATAAACGAAGACTGGCAGAGATTCATGCCCTCTGGAACCAATTTGAAAACGAGCCTGTTCACCTGCGAGAAATTTGGGAGCGAAAGCGCAGCCGCAGGCGTAGTGAGTAGTTGTCATCTGTGCATCATTTAGTTGCACCCATGACAACAAACCTTTTATTCTGACGAATAGATCTACTTAGATGCAACTTCGATAGGTCTTCCATTAGGCGATCGCTCGTGCTCGTGTGTGTGCGATCGCCTTCCCTAAAAAACGCGATCGCTTGTGTATAGGCGATCGCAAATATCCCCCTACCCATTAACCAAGTAGGAAAACTGATGAACCACACTGAATGGCTACGCCTTCAAACCGAAGGCGAGAAAATCTGTTCGTCTCTCAGACAACAAAATTACCGATGCCTGAAACAAACCCGCCGATTGAGCTGGAAAATCATCGCCCCCCTTAGTCTCCCCTTACCCACGGGAGAAGCAGAGCACAGCTACCTGCTGACTTGGCTACCATCACCCGTAAGTGACTGGAGTCTCATCCCCAACGACACCACGCCAACACGGGAAAAGCTATGGAAACACCTTCAAAGTATCCTCAACACCATTCGAGGCACACAAGCCACCGACCAACACATCGAGCAACCCGAAGACTATTCGCGTCCTTGGGCGATCGTCCGTCTCCTACCCGACGCTCAACGCTACACAGTGGCAAGATTCTACAACAGAGCAGACGCCCAAGACCATCTCAGATTCCTCAAGCGCTTCATTCCAGCCGCAGAATTTGAAGTTATCTTCGATGTTCCGGCAGATTTCGACAGTAAAACTTCAGTTGAGTAATACTAATCCTTTAAATGCTAGCCATAGATACTTTTCTTAGCCCCCCTTTTTAAGGGGGGTTGGGGGGATCGATCTGTAGCTTCTCAAAACCGAAACGGTGTAATTCTCAGTTCAATCATTTTCAATCCAAAATCCAAAATCAAATGACCATCCTATTTCGCCGCATCAACCCCGCCCAAAAATTCCGCATCACCAAACGCCAAATTGCCAAATTCCTCCGAATTTCCGAATCCCTCATCGTAAAAATCGAATCTTGGCTCTACGTTCTATTTGTCCATCGCCTCGACAAAGGAGGACAATTTATCAGCTATCGTCAGCTAGAACAATGGAAAAATGCCGTTGCTTGTCAGCTACAAAAATGCTCAACTAGAGAACAGCTACAACAGTTGTGGAATGCAATTACCTTTGACCACACAAAGCACAAAAACCAATATCTTATTTCTGTCCTCCCATTCCTAGAAAACATCAGGTTTAAATGTCTTGAAGCTATCCCCGAAGCGTCAGTAAACATTCAGCATCATCCTCAATCGATGAGCGTGCAACAACTGAAACTCTAACCCCGTCACCTGCTCCAGCATATAAACCAGATGCTCCGGGCGCAACAGCGTACCATCATTGCGGCAACTCCCCACATAACGCAACACTGCCGTCGAAACTCCCTCTTCCTCTGTACTCTCTCTGTGCTTCTGGGGTTCCATCACCTCCAACTCAAACAAGCGATCGCGCAAATTTACCTCTTGCTTTCGACCCGATTTTGTGGTATGACTCCACAAAATTTCCTCACGATTCTTTACCGCTTCAACCCAATCCTGCCACAGTGGGGCAAATCCCCCATCAACCACTGCCAAAGTCAGTAAATACTCCGCCCGTTCCAGCGCTTGAGTCGCACTCGCAGCCTTTAAATCCACCTCCTCCACTCCATACACGGGAATATCCGAAGGTAATTGGGCTGCCAATTGTTGCTTAAACTCCTCAACATCCATCGGTTGAGTGAGCTCAAACTCCACAATCTCGCCCTCGCTTGTCACTCCCAAAGACAACGCATTGGCAATCATAATTCGAGGCATCGGGTGATAACCACCCGTATATGCAATGGGTAGGGAGGCACGTCTCACGGCGCGATCATACAAACGCACCAAATCCAAATGACTCAACAAAGCCATATCGCCCAACTTGCCATACCAAACCCGCATCCGCTGGGCTTTTTCGGAATTTGGCTTGAAATGACCGGCAAATTCTGGGATAGGCAGAGGTTGTATCACCACATTGTGACCAAAGTCCACACCGCAAACCCCACAGTGAGAACAGCCATCAAAGGAACAATCGGGGACAATTGCCGCTTCTAAAGCCCGTTGCAAGTCTGCAACCAGCCAATTTTTATCAATCCCGGTATCAAGATGATCCCAAGGCAACGGTGCATTGTAGGGATTAGGGATTTTTTCCCCCCTTTGATAAGGGGGGGTAGGGGGGGGTGGATTTGAGATTTTGGATGCTAACTCCTGTACGGGCGGGTTTTGTTGAAGAATTATTGGGTGTTCCGAAACGTTGTCTGCTAAACTCTCCCCTACAAAAACATTCCATTCGCCATTTTCAACTTGGCGATATTTCCAGGTAAGCTCAGATTCTGCGATCGCTTGTTCCCAAGCCCCAAACGCCCGGTCTAAATTATCAAACCACGAATCCATCCCCGCACCCAATTCCCACGCCCGACGCAGTACGGCAGACAAGCGCCTATCACCTCGCCCCACAAAGTCTTCCATTGCCGAAATTCGGACATCGGTGAAATTCACCTTCACGCCCTTAATCCAGCGAAATTCTTGACGCAGTAACGCTTGCTTGCGCTTAAACTCCGCCGTTGAAACCGAATGCCACTGAAACGGGGTATGAGGCTTGGGCGTGAAATTAGAAATGGTGATATTAAAATTCAGAGGTCTTCTTCGTTGTGCCTGACATTGCTGCTGCAACCAGCGCACCGTCTCAGCAATACCGACGACATCGACATCCGTCTCCCCCGGTAAGCCAATCATGAAGTAGAGCTTAATCTTATTCCAACCCTGCTCAAATGCCGTCTTCACGCCTCGGAGCAGTTCTTCGTTGGTTAAGCCCTTATTCACAATATCCCGCATTCGCTGCGTTCCGGCTTCTGGGGCAAAGGTTAAACCGCCCTGCCGCGTACCCCCCAGGATATTGGCAATATTCTCATCAAATCGGTCTACCCGTTGACTCGGCAAGGAGAGGGAAATATTTTCATCCTTGAGGCGATTTTTGATTTCCATCCCAACGGCTGGCAGTGCCAGATAGTCGGAACAACTCAGGGATAAGAGGGAAAACTCGTGATATCCGGTTGCCCTCATTCCCTGCTCGATCGCTTCTACTACTTTCTCCGGTTCCACATCCCGCGCCGGACGAGTGAGCATTCCGGGTTGACAAAAGCGACAACCACGAGTACAACCTCTGCGAATTTCAATAGTAAGGCGATCATGTACCGTTTCGACGTAGGGAACCAACCCAATTGAGTAAGCGGGCATGGGTGTGGCGACTCGTCGTAGAATCCGCTTGGGCACATCCGGGCGGTTGGGATGGACGGAACCATCTTCTGCCATAACGTAGAACTGCGGGACATATACACCCGGAATCTGGGCTAAATCGAGGAGTAACCCTTCCCGACTTAACCCTGCGGTTTTGCCTTCTTCCAACACTAAGCCAATTTCGGGTAGTAGTTCTTCCCCATCTCCCAAGGCAATAAAGTCAAAAAAGTCGGCGTAGGGTTCGGGGTTGGAGGTTGCCGTCTGTCCACCGGCAAAAATCAGTGGGATTTCTGTGATGTCACTGGCGGCACGTTCTTGCCAGGTTAGGGGAATATCTGCCAAACTCAACATTTCCAGGATGTTGGTGGCTCCGAGTTCATAGCTGAGGCTAAAGCCTAAAATATCAAAATCTTGGAGCGATCGCCGATTTTCAACGGCAAACAGAGGCGTCTTGGTTTCTCGTAGCTTCGACGCTAAATCGGGGGCAGGTAAGTAAGCGCGATCGCACAGTTGCCGGGGCTGGGCATTCAAAATATTGTAGAGAATAATATGCCCTAAATTAGAAGCGCCAACCTCGTAAATTTCCGGGTAGGTTAACACCCACCGCACTTGTGCCGTGTCCCAGGGCTTATGTACCGCTCCCAATTCGTTACCCAAGTAACGCGCTGGCCCCATTATCTGTTTGGTGAGTAGTTCCTCGACGGTGAACGCCATTGCAACCTTCTTTGCTGCTTTGTTGACAGCTAACCCTTAGCAACCCATTCATTGTAGAAGGTATTCATCTGACTGGCTGTTCTTTTAGGCGAACGCTACTGCGCTTTGCACATCGGCAAAGCCGTTCACCTAGAACTTGAATAAAGATCGTTCAATCTGAAAGCCAAAAATGGTGCTGCTCTTGATTGCAACGGGTCTGTATCGGATTCTAGACAGCTAGTTTTATACGGCGTCAGTCGTCGTGACATTTAGGAGCGGTTAACTTTTGTCTCTCAAAGCTCACAAGAGGAGAATCCTTGGGTTGTTACTGGAGAATCCGGTGATTTTCTCCGGTTCGACTAAGCAATCAAGCTTAAAGATTCCTCTCCTCGCTCAAGCAGGGCAGAGAATGCATCACGGTTGGGATAAATTTCAAACGCCGCATCTAGCCGAGTCAGTTCAAAAATCATCTGAATTGAGGCAGCTACACAGCAAATCCCAAAGCGTCGATTCAGACGTTGAGCGAGACGAAATGCACAGATCAACGACATCAAGCCGGCACTATCGAGAGAATCGACCCGATGCATGTCTACCAAAACCGCATTCGGAGCTGATGTAACAGCAGCGGTGAGCTGACGTTGGAACTCGGTGGCGTTGGCAGCGTTGATATGACCCGAAGGTTGAATGATTGTCAACTGTGAATCCCTGATAGCAATTGTCATAATTTAAGTTCCCACCTTTTTTAGTAGAAAAACTTGAAAGAGAATGTAATGAAGATACTCTTTTCGTTCTTTCCTCTACCACTCCCTTTGGTAGGTTTTGCTAAATCTTCATCAAGCTGCTCTACTTTATTAAAGTTTTAAATAAACTTTTTTAAATTTTTGTGTCCACCTATACCTATTTTTTAGTAATCTCCCTTAAGGAGTACATTGCTCCTCAACTTTATTGTCCTTAATTATAAGTTTTATTTATAAAAACTTGGTTTCGGTCTGAAGTTTGTGCTATAAAAAGCTATCTTGCCTAGATCTGAAAAATTCCCTACTAAGAAAAACCTTACCTTGAGAACGCTAGGAATCAGCGATCGCTATCTTTAGCGTAAGAGCCATACACAGGAAAATGAGGGTTTGTTTCTATGTCAGATATAACACCTGTGGCAAGTGTTGAGGGCATTCCACGCCATGCAGGGAAGTCATTGTGAACAGAGAAAGAGTATCCCGTCCTAAGAAGTAGTGATTCAGATCACTTATGCCTCAGGAGTTGGATCACTCGAATTTTCAAGGATTCAGCCGAAAATTTCTTACTATGGAGTTCTAGGCATAATGATTGTGAAAACTACATTTGTTATTCGTCATCTTGTAGAAAAAGCCCTTCATCTTAGGAAATTAACTCCTGATATAGAGAACGAAATTAACTATGAACTGACTCGAATGGGTCATATCTCAGATGTTGATTATGAAGCTCTTGAATTACTCATGTCTGAGATGGATGCCGGTCGAATTCAATTAGTGCCTACCCTCTAAAGGTCATTGTAGACACCTAAAGCCAAAAAAACTGATCAGTCAGGGTCGTTCACTCTCATCAGAGCGTTCCTAAACTAGGTAATTATGCGGATATAGGGTTAGGTTAAAAGGCTACAAGCGGTTAATCTACTAAGCGATTGGTCTGAATCAGGGAATTACAAACTAGCGCGAAGTTCTAAGTTGTGTTCTAGAAAAATCAGCTTAAAAAGCGCTCTTATAAGCTTGCCAAACTTTACGGACAAAACCACTGAGTTGCTGGTGAGCTTCTGAGGGATTGGCTTGTTGCACCTTGCTGGGGTCATCTAGCTGAACTAAGAGGGGAATAACCTCAGTATCCAAGGCAAGTCGAAATAAACTCGTCGGCCAAAGCAAATCAGCTCCCTGACGCAAGTCGTATAAATTGAGCTGTTGAGGTGAGAAGGTAGGCAGGGAGTCAGACTCGATGGGTGAGATAGCCAGCATCAACGGACGTACCCAACAAACTTGCCGTGATGTAACAACTTGAATAACTTCAGTGTAGAGGCGAGTATTTTCATGCTCTAAACAAACAATCTGGCGAGTCTGGAACTGGTAGGCCGAACCGAGCGATCCTTGCTTCACACGAAATAACTATTGAGATGGGATTTTGATCTCTATTTTAGGGTGTGTCGCTTTGAGGGTGTGCCGCTCAATATAGAATCTGTGTCTCTTGAGAGTACACAGTGTTTCAAAAACTGTTACGAGTGCCTTTCTCAGGCTGAGTCGCCTTACGATAAGAATCGAGCTTAAGCTCCTCACACCATACCAAACGCCGTGCGACGCAAGCGTCGCACGGTTTTTTGTTGAGATGCATACATCTTCGTACCCGGAGAGCTAAATCCGGAGATACGATTGATTGTGTTGCAAGCAGGAAGCCGCCATGTCAAACGCAGCATTTTTCCAAGGCATACTCGGAGCTTCGAGCTTGGGAATTGGAGCCTTTGTAGGTGTATTTTGGCAACCAAGTCGGAAAATTTCAGCGGCGATTATGGCGTTTGGCAGCGGTACCTTGCTCTCTGCGATCGCGTTTGAAATTACACTCCCGGCTTACCGTTCCAGCCACTTCTTAGTGCTTTTTTTTGGTTTTCTGATCGGTGGAGGTTTGTTTATGGGTCTTACCCAATATATTGACCAGCGTGGTGGTTTTCTCCGCAAACCTGCCTCCAGTCGCCGCTACTTATTTGAACATACTCAGGAACACGTTTCCGATGTGCTGCACCGAATTGCTCATGTTGAGGTGATGCAAAATCTTTCCGTTGCGGAAAGGCAAGCGATTATTCCCTTTCTCAAAGCTGTCCATGTAGAACCCGGAGCGGTCATTTGTGAAGAGGGAACCCCAGGGGAGTACTTCTACATGATTGTGTCGGGTGAAGCCGAGGTTCACAAAGGTAAGAAAGTTTTGAATATTATGGAACCGGGGGAAGTATTCGGTGAAATGGCACTTTTGACTGGAGAACCGCGATCGGCAACGGTTGTGGCTCGTACTCCCATGGAATTGTATCAACTCCACCAAGAACACTTTAATCATGTGTTGGCTTGGTCACCTCATTTAGCTTGGTCTTTAAGCCGAGCCTTAGCGCGGCGACTCCGATTCTCGACGGAGTCACGGGTTGCCGCAGAACATCATTTAGACCGTTGGCGACAACAGTTAATGGATCAAGTGGAACTCGATTTATTACTCAGAGAAGACCCAGGCACGCTAGAAGGGTTGGTGAAGCGTTCGGCTCCTTTAGCCATTGTCATCGGTACGCTCATTGATAATATCCCGGAATCAGCCGTGATTGGAATGAATGCGGAGAGCAGCCATTTGGGTTGGTCATTTTTGTTGGCTGTGTTTATCTCCAATTTCCCCGAAGCGTTATCCAGTTCGGCTGGCATGAAACAGGCAGGAACCAAGAAAAGCCAGATTCTCAGCTTATGGATTGGGGTGGTGATCTTGAGTGGTTTCTGTGCAGTGGCAGGCAATCTTTTGCAAAGCCATACTTCTGAATTATTCGTAGCGTTAGCACAGGCTATCTCTGGCGGAGCCATTTTAGCCATGTTGGCAAGTACCATGATGCCGGAAGCTTATGAACTCGGCGGTAGTTCAGTTGCCTTCTCCACGATTATGGGATTTCTCATCAGTTTTTTGGTTTCCTCACTCAGCTTTTGACTTCAGAACTATGATTTCTCTACATTCTGTCAAGAATCTTTCGGAGTTGTTGCTCTTGTTGTTTCAGTTCTGTAATCAATTGAGCCTTCTGAAAAATAATGTCTGGTTTATGCTTATTAAGCTGTGTATCTTCTCTGAGTTGCTGGGTGAGTTGGTAACAGAACTGACATCGTTCTAAAACTTGCAGAATCGAGGGAGCGAAGGTAGCAAACAAAGATTCATCGGCTTCCGTAAAGCCATTAATATCGATTCTTCTTGACAATTCGACTCCAGGGTCACAATTTGGCCTTAGTTTATTAATGAGTTGCACGACAGCTACTAAATTTTGTTCCTTATTAAATAGAGGCCAAGCTAAGATAGTGTAAGTGCGGTATCCTGTAATTTTATCTATCTTTTTAGACTCTTCAGAACGTGGGTCATTGTACACATCAAAAGGAATATTAATCACACTGGAAGTTGTGGCAGCCAAACTAGCGATTCCTCGATTTAAAGGCACTTCAATAACTAATGAACCGCCTTGTCCATCCTCTGCATTAATAGAGCCGAGTACGTTTCTTTGGGAGTCGAGTAAAAAAATGCTTGTGCGATCAGCCCTAATAAAATCTCCGACTTTTCGCGTCAGACGGCGTAGCATTTCACACAGAACACCCACCAACTCATCGACGGCTTGATTTAGGTTAAGAACGGCTGTATCTAGACTGGAATTAGGGAGGGAGTTTTTTGGGGTAGAAGCTACAGGTAAAGTAGAATCTGAACTATCAGGTAAATGTAAGCCAGCGACTTCTCGCCAGTTCAAATTCAAGGCTTGACAAATTTCTAAAAAATCAAGACCCGTTAAAAATTGTCCTTTAAGAAAAAGATGAATTTGAGGCAGAGCTAACCCTAATTCTTCTGCTAGAACTCGCTCGCTCCCATCACTTTTACGTTCCCAAATTGACTTAACGGTTTGAATATACTGCGGATGTACACGTAATGTTCGGGACATAATTGAGCATCAGAAAACTACTTCGATCATAAACGAGACTTAAGCGCAATGGAGTTAGTAATAACTGAACTTAAAGACCTAGGTAACAATTCTTGACTTATCGTTCAAGTCCATTGAAATGGACTGAAACTCAAATCCTGTCGTATGAAGACGAATGCGAGCTATGAGATAGTGGTTAAAACCACTGGTGGTTGTTGCAACTGATGCAAGATCTCAGTTGAAACGGGTTAAGAAGGTCAAGAGGTGCGGTAAAGTTTCAGATACCGGATAATTGTCTTAGCGACACAACAACCCAATGAAAGCAGTCTTAATGACAGCCCCTGGATCACCTGAAGTGCTGCAACTTCAGCAAGTACCAGAACCTAAACTTCAAAACGATACAGAAATCTTAGTGCGTCTGCACGCGGCTGGAGTGAACCCAATTGATACCAAACTGCGGCAGCGAGGTACCTTTTACCCAGACCAGATGCCTGCTATCTTAGGCTGTGATGGTGCGGGTGTGGTGGAAGCGGTGGGTTCTGGCGTCCAGCAATTTCGCGTGGGAGATGAAGTTTACTTTTGTGCTGGAGGATTGGGCGAATCGAACACCGGTAACTATGCGGAATTAACGGTTGTAGATGAGTCCTCAGTTGCCCCGAAACCGACTTCCCTATCCTTTGCTGAAGCGGCGGCGGCACCTTTAGTATTAATCACCGCTTGGGAAGCCCTTTACGATCGCGCACGCTTGGAAGCAGGTCAAAAGGTGCTGATTCATGCCGGTGCAGGTGGTGTGGGTCACGTTGCCATCCAGCTAGCAAAAATAAAAGGGGCTGAGGTTTGTACCACGGTTAGTTCTCAGGACAAAGCGAGATTAGTGCGTCAGTTGGGTGCCGATCACCCCATCCTTTATAAACAAACTGACTTTGTGCAAGCGGCGCTAGATTGGACAGGGGGAGAGGGGGTAGACATTGCCTTCGATACGATAGGTGGTAAAACCTTCTGGGAGTCGTTTCCGGCTGTGCGGGTGTATGGCGATGTGGTGACGATTCTCGAACCCGATTCGGCGACGAATTGGAAGGCGGCGCGATCGCGTAATCTCCGCATTAGCCTTGAACTCATGCTCACCCCATTGTTACAAGGATTAGTTGCTGCCCAGCAGCACCAAGCTGAGATTCTCAAGCAGTGTGCCCAATGGATTGATGAGGGTAAGCTCAAAATCCACCTGAGTGAAACTTATCCTCTTCAAGATGCGGCGGTGGCTCATCAGGCGATCGCAACGGGGTCAACAACGGGTAAGATTGTCCTGATTATGGAGTAAATAGATAGCGGTTCTCCATGACTTGTAAAAACTAATAAACCTCTCTAGGCATAGAGAACATAGGGCAGGAGAAGACTGTCTAACCAAGGAGACGCGGGCTGCAATGGCACAGTTTCAGGCTGCTTTAACTCACGGTCATCCCACAGCCTCTATATCGCCCTGCTGTTTTGGACGCTTTTTCGGGCTATTCCTGGATTGAACTTACTAATCTATCTTAGGTAAGAAATTATTATCTTCTTTTATAAAAAGAAATAATGAAATTCATTAAGATTTATAATATAAATCAGAGTTTTTTTTTCTTAAATTTTCCAAAATTTATTTCTCTTTTAGCTAAAGTATGAAAAAATCAGTATTTCAACAAAAGAGGTCAGCCATGCCGTAACTTTTTAATAACTTTACAATATCCCATGAAAGATATTGAACTTTATCAGTACTTCAAAAATCTTCATTTTTTTGAGTGGGTTAACCTCTCCGAATCACAAAGTTAAAACACGATAAAATAGAAGTATGTTATTTCCATTTAAAATATACTCTTTCTCCCCAGATGAACTAGAGGCTGAAATCAACACTCTAATTTAATCTCTTGGAAGAAAACATTTTAACTTAGTGCCGCCTACAAAAAGCCGTAAATTCGCCCAAGCTACCTTGGGTGGATCGTTGCTTTTGAGATTCCCTCTTCTCTAACTGATGAATTACTTCTGTCCGGAGGCAATAGTAATTCCTAAGTCTATAGAAAGAGTTGGAACAAAGTTCTTTCTCAGGGTGTATTCCGCTACACATTAGAAACGTTACACAGGAGTCAGCGAGGACTCCATGTATTCACCAAGCGCCCTGGCTGGAAGCTATGTTACCTTTACAACTCGATCCTCAAAGAATTGCCCTAACGCATTGGGACAACACCCTTTCGGAAGCGCTATTCCAAGACTTACCCCTCGGTATCTTGGTCATGGAAGCCCAAGGAGAAATTCGTTTCGTCAATCAAGCCGCACTGAACTTACTGGGACTGAGTGAAAGTCAGTTGTTCGGTCAAACTCCCGTTGATCCAGATTGGCACATCATCCAAGAAAATGGCAAACCGTTTCAGCTCAAACTCCAGTCAGTACCAGTAAGAGCTAAACATACTTTAATGCTATTAGTGAGCCGCCAACCCCTACGGAACTTGGTTTTAGGGGTGTATCGACCCTTACTGAGGGATCGAGTTTGGCTATCAATTAATACTGAACCCAAGTTAGGTTTGGATGGTTGTGTAGAGCGAGTGATTTGTACCTTGAGCGATATCACCAATCTCAAGGCAGAAGAAAAACTTTCCCGACTCCATGAGTGTTTTTTGAGCCTTGAGAGTGACCCAGATGAGAACATCAACCGCCTAACAGCCTTAGCAGGAGAGTTACTCGGTGGAACATGGGCCGTCTACAATCGACTGAATCAAGGCTTACTTTGGTCGTTAGGTCAATGGCAGACACCGGCGAATTACATGCATGTGGGTGAACCGAAGCACAACATTTGTCATGAAGTGATTCAGCGGGGTAGCAATCAAGTCTTTGTGCTTCAAGACTTACAAAACACCTCTTATGCCCACAACAACCCCGACATTTTGACACATCAATTACAAACATATATCGGGCAAGCTGTGAAATGTGCCGGGGAGTATATCGGCGCA of the Allocoleopsis franciscana PCC 7113 genome contains:
- a CDS encoding helix-turn-helix domain-containing protein, whose product is MPQESDKRLTPADLRQRTGLTQVHFAISIGKSPSTITKWEARSSLPRGTPSEIKRMCEAYKCTLDELIEAFEGIDIEPE
- a CDS encoding helix-turn-helix transcriptional regulator, with translation MAKKPLSPLKKLRMLQNLTQKELADILGVTQDTVANWERGRAIPRLTIPQFKTLLVVLKVAPEELPDDFSPPRTYSEDTSIMQSEDN
- a CDS encoding helix-turn-helix domain-containing protein, which encodes MIVAKTPTRRHWELFKVYKRWAAKQMEPEEFLKHWAVSYEELAELCGRSKSTVAHWFSKGEHHREPSEADKRRLAEIHALWNQFENEPVHLREIWERKRSRRRSE
- a CDS encoding TIGR03960 family B12-binding radical SAM protein, which produces MAFTVEELLTKQIMGPARYLGNELGAVHKPWDTAQVRWVLTYPEIYEVGASNLGHIILYNILNAQPRQLCDRAYLPAPDLASKLRETKTPLFAVENRRSLQDFDILGFSLSYELGATNILEMLSLADIPLTWQERAASDITEIPLIFAGGQTATSNPEPYADFFDFIALGDGEELLPEIGLVLEEGKTAGLSREGLLLDLAQIPGVYVPQFYVMAEDGSVHPNRPDVPKRILRRVATPMPAYSIGLVPYVETVHDRLTIEIRRGCTRGCRFCQPGMLTRPARDVEPEKVVEAIEQGMRATGYHEFSLLSLSCSDYLALPAVGMEIKNRLKDENISLSLPSQRVDRFDENIANILGGTRQGGLTFAPEAGTQRMRDIVNKGLTNEELLRGVKTAFEQGWNKIKLYFMIGLPGETDVDVVGIAETVRWLQQQCQAQRRRPLNFNITISNFTPKPHTPFQWHSVSTAEFKRKQALLRQEFRWIKGVKVNFTDVRISAMEDFVGRGDRRLSAVLRRAWELGAGMDSWFDNLDRAFGAWEQAIAESELTWKYRQVENGEWNVFVGESLADNVSEHPIILQQNPPVQELASKISNPPPPTPPYQRGEKIPNPYNAPLPWDHLDTGIDKNWLVADLQRALEAAIVPDCSFDGCSHCGVCGVDFGHNVVIQPLPIPEFAGHFKPNSEKAQRMRVWYGKLGDMALLSHLDLVRLYDRAVRRASLPIAYTGGYHPMPRIMIANALSLGVTSEGEIVEFELTQPMDVEEFKQQLAAQLPSDIPVYGVEEVDLKAASATQALERAEYLLTLAVVDGGFAPLWQDWVEAVKNREEILWSHTTKSGRKQEVNLRDRLFELEVMEPQKHRESTEEEGVSTAVLRYVGSCRNDGTLLRPEHLVYMLEQVTGLEFQLLHAHRLRMMLNVY
- a CDS encoding STAS domain-containing protein, yielding MTIAIRDSQLTIIQPSGHINAANATEFQRQLTAAVTSAPNAVLVDMHRVDSLDSAGLMSLICAFRLAQRLNRRFGICCVAASIQMIFELTRLDAAFEIYPNRDAFSALLERGEESLSLIA
- a CDS encoding cyclic nucleotide-binding domain-containing protein; translated protein: MSNAAFFQGILGASSLGIGAFVGVFWQPSRKISAAIMAFGSGTLLSAIAFEITLPAYRSSHFLVLFFGFLIGGGLFMGLTQYIDQRGGFLRKPASSRRYLFEHTQEHVSDVLHRIAHVEVMQNLSVAERQAIIPFLKAVHVEPGAVICEEGTPGEYFYMIVSGEAEVHKGKKVLNIMEPGEVFGEMALLTGEPRSATVVARTPMELYQLHQEHFNHVLAWSPHLAWSLSRALARRLRFSTESRVAAEHHLDRWRQQLMDQVELDLLLREDPGTLEGLVKRSAPLAIVIGTLIDNIPESAVIGMNAESSHLGWSFLLAVFISNFPEALSSSAGMKQAGTKKSQILSLWIGVVILSGFCAVAGNLLQSHTSELFVALAQAISGGAILAMLASTMMPEAYELGGSSVAFSTIMGFLISFLVSSLSF
- a CDS encoding GAF domain-containing protein; its protein translation is MSRTLRVHPQYIQTVKSIWERKSDGSERVLAEELGLALPQIHLFLKGQFLTGLDFLEICQALNLNWREVAGLHLPDSSDSTLPVASTPKNSLPNSSLDTAVLNLNQAVDELVGVLCEMLRRLTRKVGDFIRADRTSIFLLDSQRNVLGSINAEDGQGGSLVIEVPLNRGIASLAATTSSVINIPFDVYNDPRSEESKKIDKITGYRTYTILAWPLFNKEQNLVAVVQLINKLRPNCDPGVELSRRIDINGFTEADESLFATFAPSILQVLERCQFCYQLTQQLREDTQLNKHKPDIIFQKAQLITELKQQEQQLRKILDRM
- a CDS encoding zinc-dependent alcohol dehydrogenase family protein; protein product: MKAVLMTAPGSPEVLQLQQVPEPKLQNDTEILVRLHAAGVNPIDTKLRQRGTFYPDQMPAILGCDGAGVVEAVGSGVQQFRVGDEVYFCAGGLGESNTGNYAELTVVDESSVAPKPTSLSFAEAAAAPLVLITAWEALYDRARLEAGQKVLIHAGAGGVGHVAIQLAKIKGAEVCTTVSSQDKARLVRQLGADHPILYKQTDFVQAALDWTGGEGVDIAFDTIGGKTFWESFPAVRVYGDVVTILEPDSATNWKAARSRNLRISLELMLTPLLQGLVAAQQHQAEILKQCAQWIDEGKLKIHLSETYPLQDAAVAHQAIATGSTTGKIVLIME